In the genome of Ignavibacteriales bacterium, one region contains:
- a CDS encoding energy transducer TonB, with translation MKTSFFILLFSITIFSQTDSYYDEGPTCLLPVYDVMPYPIGGIDSIQSRLVYPILAVKNNIRGKVLVQAKIDSLGNVIDVNVVKGIGFGCDEEAVRLISETKFTPAILFDKPAPCLMVIPVFFNQVY, from the coding sequence ATGAAAACTTCATTCTTCATTCTGCTTTTTTCAATAACAATATTTAGTCAAACAGATTCATACTACGATGAAGGACCAACATGTTTGCTGCCTGTTTACGATGTAATGCCTTATCCTATCGGTGGAATAGATTCTATACAATCTCGCTTGGTGTATCCTATATTAGCAGTTAAGAACAATATACGGGGAAAAGTTTTAGTTCAAGCAAAAATTGATTCTTTAGGTAATGTAATCGATGTCAATGTGGTAAAAGGTATTGGTTTTGGATGTGATGAAGAAGCAGTTCGATTAATAAGTGAAACTAAATTTACTCCAGCAATACTATTTGATAAACCCGCACCTTGCTTAATGGTAATTCCTGTATTTTTTAATCAAGTCTATTAA
- a CDS encoding energy transducer TonB has product MMKIFLFIILLSAYSFCQTDSLYDEAIRCGGEYDTLAYPVGGLDSIYSRLVYPSMAIQNKIEGNVYVLAKIDSQGIVNDARIIKGIGYGCDEEAIHLIKTAVFMPALKKGKPSKVEMLIQIKFKIKEF; this is encoded by the coding sequence ATGATGAAAATATTTCTTTTTATAATACTTCTGTCTGCTTATTCCTTCTGTCAAACAGATTCACTTTATGATGAAGCGATCAGATGCGGCGGTGAATATGACACACTCGCTTATCCTGTTGGAGGTTTAGACTCGATTTATTCTCGTCTTGTTTATCCCTCAATGGCAATTCAAAATAAGATTGAAGGTAATGTTTATGTGCTGGCAAAAATAGATTCACAGGGTATAGTGAACGATGCAAGAATAATAAAAGGCATTGGCTATGGCTGTGATGAAGAAGCAATACATCTTATTAAAACTGCAGTTTTTATGCCTGCATTAAAGAAAGGGAAACCTTCAAAAGTAGAAATGTTAATTCAAATAAAATTTAAGATTAAAGAATTTTAA